The DNA region TATCCTGATGTGCTGGCAGAGCTTGAAAAAGAACCATTTACAGATCTTCTTGACTGTGGCTGCGGAACAGGGCCTATGCTTACGCTGCTTCATAAGAAATATCCTGATAAGCATTATACAGGAATTGACCTGACACCGAAAATGATCGAGGTCGCAAAAAGAAAGAATATGAGCGGTGTAAAACTGATCGTTGGTGACTGTGAGAATCTGCCGTTTGATGATAATTCTTTTGATGTGGTGATCTGCTGTGAGAGCTTTCACCACTATCCGAATCCGCAGAACTTCTTCAACAGCGTTTACCGCGTTCTTCGACCAAACGGAAGACTTATCCTCCGTGATATGACAATGAACTCTGCTGCTGTGCGATGGTTCTGTAATACTTTCGAAATGCCGATCGCACATATGATC from Ruminococcus sp. HUN007 includes:
- a CDS encoding class I SAM-dependent methyltransferase, giving the protein MTSKEYKDLSVKEFTKAAEVYESDNAGVYKMCKEDYPDVLAELEKEPFTDLLDCGCGTGPMLTLLHKKYPDKHYTGIDLTPKMIEVAKRKNMSGVKLIVGDCENLPFDDNSFDVVICCESFHHYPNPQNFFNSVYRVLRPNGRLILRDMTMNSAAVRWFCNTFEMPIAHMIGKGDVRIYGSKDIRKLSENAGLHMEAFEKRGFCRLHCVVRKVK